In Populus nigra chromosome 10, ddPopNigr1.1, whole genome shotgun sequence, the following proteins share a genomic window:
- the LOC133704106 gene encoding uncharacterized protein At5g19025-like — MHHLFFFTMPPSSSFTPKPLKSSAASSSSSNTGNTNSNPNPSTLPCKHSPSATLDLLILILVLFSGTFLLTSYFSYIFNSLSLLLSNTSLSLHFPPFPYICGFFALFILSVLFIEFCCGPRSRKCDKPGCKGLKKAIEFDLQLQTEDCAKSTAGDDVDKLPWKGGTESNPDYECLRAELRKMAPPNGRAILLFRAKCGCPVARLEGWGPKRGRRHKKALANVAANGGDHR, encoded by the exons ATGCaccatctcttcttcttcaccatgCCCCCTTCTTCCTCCTTCACCCCAAAACCTCTCAAATCCTCTGCTGCCTCTTCGTCTTCTTCAAACACTGGAAACACTAACTCCAATCCAAACCCAAGCACCCTCCCCTGCAAACACTCGCCATCAGCAACTCTTGACCTTCTCATCCTAATTCTAGTCCTTTTCTCTGGCACTTTCCTTTTAACTTCTTACTTCTCTTACATCTTCAACTCCCTTTCTCTCCTCCTCTCCAACACCTCTCTTTCCCTCCACTTCCCCCCTTTCCCTTACATTTGTGGGTTCTTCGCTCTTTTCATCCTCTCCGTCCTTTTCATTGAGTTCTGCTGCGGACCCAGATCTCGAAAGTGTGACAAACCTGGTTGCAAAGGCTTGAAGAAAGCGATTGAGTTTGATTTGCAATTGCAGACTGAAGATTGTGCTAAATCCACTGCTGGTGATGACGTTGATAAGTTGCCTTGGAAAGGGGGGACTGAATCCAATCCTGATTATGAGTGTTTGAGAGCTGAATTGAGGAAGATGGCTCCGCCTAATGGGAGGGCTATTTTACTTTTCCGTGCTAAGTGTGGATGCCCTGTTGCTAGGTTGGAAGGTTGGGGGCCTAAACGTGGTCGCCGGCATAAAAA GGCTCTGGCTAATGTGGCTGCTAATGGAGGAGATCATCGTTGA
- the LOC133704330 gene encoding mediator of RNA polymerase II transcription subunit 33A isoform X1, translating into MAISMQNTIWDSVLEITKVAQEKGSDPLIWALQVSSSLSSSGVGLPSPELANVLVSYIFWDNNMPILWKLLEKALALRIVPPLMVLALLSDRVVPCRRSRPVAYRLYMELLKTFAFALKGQINVPNYEMVMKSIDGVLHLSHNFGLEATSPGILVVEFLYSIVSQLLDASLDDEGLLELIPEMKSIWATKPQEMEIDANDNYNQMQTEYHEKLYKMNTIMAIEMIGKFLQDKSTSRILDLVRQNFPTHWIRFIQRLQLLGTNSSALRNSKILTAEDLLQLTTGSGSNIVLSRESKTSSLQKFHSVMAFGSLVSSSGLCQGASHSALWLPLDLALEDAMDGYQVNATSAIEIITGSVKALQAINGTTWHETFLGLWVAALRLVQREREPIEGPIPRLDARLCILLSITTLVVADLIAEDENTPIDESECGSTNHWKEKKLPGKRRIDLVSSLQLLGDYQTLLSPPQSVVSSANQAVAKAMLFVSGINVGSTYSECISMIDLPINCCLVLLLSAGNMRHLIVEACIARGLLDTSAYFWPGYVNGCINQIPHSMPAQVPGWSSFMKGVPLSPSMVNALVSSPASSLAELEKIFELAVKGSDDEKISAATVLCGASLLRGWNIQEHTAHFITRLLSPPVPAEYSGSESHLIRYAPILNVLIVGIATVDCVQIFSLHGLVPQLACSLMPICEVFGSCVPDVSWTLPTGEDISAHAVFSNAFALLLKLWRFNHPPLERGVGDVPTVGSQLTPEYLLSVRNSHLVSSGNVLKDQNKRRLSAVATSSSAQPIFLDSFPKLKVWYRQHQKCLAATLSDLVHGTPVHQIVNVLLNMMFRKINRGSQSITTVTSVSSGSSGPGTDDSTPRPKLPAWDILEAVPFVVDAALTACAHGRLSPRELATGLKDLADFLPASLATIVSYFSAEVSRGVWKPVFMNGTDWPSPAANLSIVEEKIKKILAATGVDVPSLAAGVSSLATIPLPLAAFVSLTITYKIDKASERFLNLAGPALESLAAGCPWPCMPIVASLWTQKAKRWFDFLVFSASRTVFLHNNDAVFQLLKSCFSATLGPNAAAISSNGGVGALLGHGFGSHFSGGISPVAPGILYLRVYRSIRDIVSLMEDIISLMMLSVREIACTGLPRERLEKLKRSKNGLRCGQFSLTAAMTRVKLAASLGASLIWLSGGLGLVQALFKETLPSWFIAVHRSDQEEGSKGMVAMLGGYALAFFSVHCGALAWGVDSSSKRRPKVLGVHMEFLASALDGKISLGCDCTTWRAYVSGFVSLMVGCTPSWVLEVDADVLKRLSKGLRQWNEKDLALALLETGGVETMGEAAELIIEDQ; encoded by the exons ATGGCCATATCTATGCAAAACACCATATGGGATAGTGTTTTAGAGATAACTAAGGTGGCCCAAGAAAAAGGCAGTGATCCTCTAATATGGGCTCTTCAGGTATCATCTAGTTTGAGCTCCAGTGGAGTCGGTTTGCCTTCTCCAGAGCTTGCTAATGTCTTGGTTTCTTACATTTTCTGGGATAATAATATGCCCATTTTGTGGAAGCTTCTTGAGAAGGCCTTGGCTCTCAGGATTGTGCCTCCTTTGATGGTTCTTGCACTTCTTTCTGacag GGTTGTTCCATGCAGACGGTCTCGGCCAGTGGCATACAGGCTTTATATGGAACTCCTTAAAACATTTGCTTTTGCACTGAAGGGCCAAATTAATGTGCCAAACTATGAGAT GGTCATGAAATCAATAGATGGTGTTCTTCATCTTTCCCATAATTTTGGTCTCGAAGCTACCAGTCCTGGGATTCTGGTGGTTGAGTTTCTCTATTCAATCGTGTCACAGTTGTTAGATGCCTCATTGGATGATGAAGGCTTGTTGGAACTTATACCAGAGATGAAGTCCATATGGGCAACCAAACCTCAAGAAATGGAAATTGATGCAAATGATAATTACAACCAGATGCAAACTGAGTATCACGAGAAATTGTATAAGATGAATACTATAATGGCTATTGAGATGATTGGAAAATTTCTCCAAGATAAATCAACTTCAAGGATTCTTGACTTGGTGCGCCAGAACTT TCCCACACATTGGATAAGGTTCATCCAGAGATTGCAGCTGCTTGGAACAAATTCATCAGcattaagaaattcaaaaattcttaCTGCTGAGGATCTTCTGCAGTTGACTACAGGTTCAGGTAGTAACATAGTATTGAGTCGAGAATCGAAGACAAGTTCACTGCAAAAGTTCCATTCAGTTATGGCTTTTGGTTCTCTAGTGTCTTCCTCTGGTTTGTGTCAAGGAGCTAGTCATTCTGCCCTATGGCTTCCTCTTGATCTTGCATTAGAAGATGCCATGGATGGGTATCAAGTTAATGCAACAAGTGCTATTGAAATCATAACCG GTTCAGTTAAAGCCCTTCAAGCAATAAATGGAACCACATGGCATGAAACCTTTCTAGGCCTTTGGGTTGCAGCTCTCCGTCTTGTTCAAAGG GAAAGGGAACCCATTGAGGGTCCTATCCCTCGATTGGATGCTCGCTTATGCATTTTACTATCCATCACAACTCTAGTGGTTGCTGATCTTATTGCTGAAGATGAGAACACACCTATTGATGAATCAGAATGTGGCTCAACAAATcactggaaagaaaaaaaacttccaGGAAAACGCCGCATTGATTTAGTGTCCAGCTTACAGTTATTGGGTGATTATCAGACATTGCTGAGTCCACCTCAATCTGTTGTTTCTTCAGCCAATCAGGCTGTTGCGAAAGCCATGTTATTTGTTTCAGGCATCAATGTTGGGAGTACATACTCTGAGTGCATCAGCATGATAGACCTGCCGATAAACTGCT GTCTTGTGCTCTTACTCTCAGCTGGAAACATGAGACATCTGATTGTTGAGGCTTGCATTGCGAGAGGTCTATTGGACACGTCAGCATATTTCTGGCCTGGGTATGTCAATGGATGCATCAACCAAATACCTCACAGTATGCCAGCTCAGGTGCCTGGTTGGTCATCATTCATGAAGGGGGTCCCACTTTCTCCGTCGATGGTCAATGCTCTGGTTTCAAGTCCCGCTTCAAG CTTAGCAGAGCTCGAGAAAATATTTGAGCTTGCGGTCAAGGGATCAGATGATGAGAAGATATCTGCTGCTACAGTTCTTTGCGGGGCTTCTCTTCTCCGGGGTTGGAATATACAG gaGCACACTGCTCATTTCATTACTAGATTATTGTCTCCTCCGGTTCCTGCAGAATATTCTGGGAGTGAGAGCCATTTGATACGTTACGCTCCAATCCTGAATGTACTAATTGTGGGAATAGCAACTGTGGATTGTGTTCAGATTTTTTCCCTACATGGCTTG GTTCCACAACTTGCATGCTCATTGATGCCCATCTGTGAGGTTTTTGGTTCATGCGTGCCTGATGTCTCATGGACTCTGCCCACAGGAGAAGACATCTCTGCCCATGCTGTGTTTTCGAATGCATTTGCTCTTCTTTTGAAGCTATGGAGGTTTAATCATCCTCCTCTTGAACGTGGAGTGGGAGATGTACCCACAGTTGGATCCCAGCTAACTCCTGAATACCTCCTATCAGTAAGAAACTCCCACCTAGTCTCTTCTGGAAATGTCCTCAAGGATCAGAACAAGAGGAGACTCTCAGCAGTTGCGACTTCGTCATCTGCACAGCCCATATTTTTGGACTCATTTCCCAAATTGAAAGTCTGGTATCGACAGCATCAAAAATGTCTTGCTGCAACTCTCTCTGATCTTGTTCATGGAACTCCTGTTCATCAGATTGTCAACGTGCTTCTTAACATGATGTTCAGAAAGATTAATAGAGGAAGCCAGTCAATAACTACTGTTACTTCTGTAAGTAGTGGTTCATCTGGACCTGGAACTGATGATTCTACTCCAAGACCTAAATTACCAGCTTGGGATATCTTGGAAGCTGTTCCTTTTGTGGTTGATGCTGCTTTGACTGCCTGTGCTCATGGAAGACTCTCTCCTCGTGAACTGGCTACAG GCCTTAAAGATTTAGCTGATTTTCTTCCCGCATCTTTGGCAACCATTGTGAGCTACTTCTCAGCTGAAGTGAGCCGTGGAGTGTGGAAACCAGTATTTATGAATGGTACAGACTGGCCCAGTCCTGCAGCAAATTTGTCCATTGTCGAGGAGAAGATCAAGAAAATATTAGCTGCTACTGGTGTTGATGTCCCAAGCCTTGCTGCAG GTGTGAGCTCTCTGGCAACAATTCCACTGCCCCTGGCTGCTTTTGTGAGCCTCACCATAACctataaaattgacaaagcCTCAGAACGATTTCTCAATTTGGCTGGTCCAGCATTGGAATCCCTTGCAGCTGGTTGTCCTTGGCCTTGCATGCCAATTGTGGCGTCTCTGTGGACCCAAAAGGCGAAGCGATGGTTTGACTTCCTTGTGTTTTCTGCATCCCGTACCGTCTTCCTTCACAATAATGATGCAGTGTTTCAACTTCTTAAGAGCTGCTTCTCTGCGACACTTGGTCCGAATGCTGCAGCTATCTCAAGCAATGGTGGTGTTGGAGCTCTTCTTGGCCATGGGTTTGGTTCCCATTTTAGCGGGGGGATTTCCCCAGTTGCTCCAGGAATTCTCTATCTGCGTGTTTACCGAAGCATCAGAGATATTGTATCGCTAATGGAAGATATCATTTCACTCATGATGCTTTCTGTGAGAGAAATAGCATGCACTGGCCTTCCAAGGGAGAGGTTAGAGAAGTTGAAGAGATCAAAAAATGGACTGAGGTGTGGACAGTTTTCGCTCACCGCCGCAATGACCCGAGTGAAACTTGCAGCTTCACTCGGGGCCTCTTTAATATGGTTATCTGGTGGCTTGGGTTTGGTTCAGGCATTGTTTAAAGAAACTTTACCATCTTGGTTTATAGCTGTTCACAGGTCTGATCAGGAAGAAGGGTCCAAGGGGATGGTCGCTATGCTTGGGGGTTATGCCCTGGCATTCTTTTCAGTCCATTGCGGGGCACTGGCATGGGGAGTTGACTCATCATCAAAACGCCGTCCCAAAGTACTTGGTGTGCACATGGAATTTCTTGCGAGCGCACTTGATGGGAAAATATCACTTGGCTGTGATTGCACCACTTGGCGGGCGTACGTGTCTGGTTTTGTGAGCCTAATGGTGGGCTGCACGCCTTCCTGGGTGCTAGAGGTGGATGCTGATGTTTTGAAGAGACTTAGTAAAGGATTGAGGCAGTGGAATGAGAAGGATCTTGCCCTGGCTTTGCTGGAAACTGGTGGGGTGGAGACTATGGGTGAGGCTGCTGAACTGATAATCGAAGATCAATGA
- the LOC133704330 gene encoding mediator of RNA polymerase II transcription subunit 33A isoform X2, whose product MAISMQNTIWDSVLEITKVAQEKGSDPLIWALQVSSSLSSSGVGLPSPELANVLVSYIFWDNNMPILWKLLEKALALRIVPPLMVLALLSDRVVPCRRSRPVAYRLYMELLKTFAFALKGQINVPNYEMVMKSIDGVLHLSHNFGLEATSPGILVVEFLYSIVSQLLDASLDDEGLLELIPEMKSIWATKPQEMEIDANDNYNQMQTEYHEKLYKMNTIMAIEMIGKFLQDKSTSRILDLVRQNFPTHWIRFIQRLQLLGTNSSALRNSKILTAEDLLQLTTGSGSNIVLSRESKTSSLQKFHSVMAFGSLVSSSGLCQGASHSALWLPLDLALEDAMDGYQVNATSAIEIITGSVKALQAINGTTWHETFLGLWVAALRLVQREREPIEGPIPRLDARLCILLSITTLVVADLIAEDENTPIDESECGSTNHWKEKKLPGKRRIDLVSSLQLLGDYQTLLSPPQSVVSSANQAVAKAMLFVSGINVGSTYSECISMIDLPINCSGNMRHLIVEACIARGLLDTSAYFWPGYVNGCINQIPHSMPAQVPGWSSFMKGVPLSPSMVNALVSSPASSLAELEKIFELAVKGSDDEKISAATVLCGASLLRGWNIQEHTAHFITRLLSPPVPAEYSGSESHLIRYAPILNVLIVGIATVDCVQIFSLHGLVPQLACSLMPICEVFGSCVPDVSWTLPTGEDISAHAVFSNAFALLLKLWRFNHPPLERGVGDVPTVGSQLTPEYLLSVRNSHLVSSGNVLKDQNKRRLSAVATSSSAQPIFLDSFPKLKVWYRQHQKCLAATLSDLVHGTPVHQIVNVLLNMMFRKINRGSQSITTVTSVSSGSSGPGTDDSTPRPKLPAWDILEAVPFVVDAALTACAHGRLSPRELATGLKDLADFLPASLATIVSYFSAEVSRGVWKPVFMNGTDWPSPAANLSIVEEKIKKILAATGVDVPSLAAGVSSLATIPLPLAAFVSLTITYKIDKASERFLNLAGPALESLAAGCPWPCMPIVASLWTQKAKRWFDFLVFSASRTVFLHNNDAVFQLLKSCFSATLGPNAAAISSNGGVGALLGHGFGSHFSGGISPVAPGILYLRVYRSIRDIVSLMEDIISLMMLSVREIACTGLPRERLEKLKRSKNGLRCGQFSLTAAMTRVKLAASLGASLIWLSGGLGLVQALFKETLPSWFIAVHRSDQEEGSKGMVAMLGGYALAFFSVHCGALAWGVDSSSKRRPKVLGVHMEFLASALDGKISLGCDCTTWRAYVSGFVSLMVGCTPSWVLEVDADVLKRLSKGLRQWNEKDLALALLETGGVETMGEAAELIIEDQ is encoded by the exons ATGGCCATATCTATGCAAAACACCATATGGGATAGTGTTTTAGAGATAACTAAGGTGGCCCAAGAAAAAGGCAGTGATCCTCTAATATGGGCTCTTCAGGTATCATCTAGTTTGAGCTCCAGTGGAGTCGGTTTGCCTTCTCCAGAGCTTGCTAATGTCTTGGTTTCTTACATTTTCTGGGATAATAATATGCCCATTTTGTGGAAGCTTCTTGAGAAGGCCTTGGCTCTCAGGATTGTGCCTCCTTTGATGGTTCTTGCACTTCTTTCTGacag GGTTGTTCCATGCAGACGGTCTCGGCCAGTGGCATACAGGCTTTATATGGAACTCCTTAAAACATTTGCTTTTGCACTGAAGGGCCAAATTAATGTGCCAAACTATGAGAT GGTCATGAAATCAATAGATGGTGTTCTTCATCTTTCCCATAATTTTGGTCTCGAAGCTACCAGTCCTGGGATTCTGGTGGTTGAGTTTCTCTATTCAATCGTGTCACAGTTGTTAGATGCCTCATTGGATGATGAAGGCTTGTTGGAACTTATACCAGAGATGAAGTCCATATGGGCAACCAAACCTCAAGAAATGGAAATTGATGCAAATGATAATTACAACCAGATGCAAACTGAGTATCACGAGAAATTGTATAAGATGAATACTATAATGGCTATTGAGATGATTGGAAAATTTCTCCAAGATAAATCAACTTCAAGGATTCTTGACTTGGTGCGCCAGAACTT TCCCACACATTGGATAAGGTTCATCCAGAGATTGCAGCTGCTTGGAACAAATTCATCAGcattaagaaattcaaaaattcttaCTGCTGAGGATCTTCTGCAGTTGACTACAGGTTCAGGTAGTAACATAGTATTGAGTCGAGAATCGAAGACAAGTTCACTGCAAAAGTTCCATTCAGTTATGGCTTTTGGTTCTCTAGTGTCTTCCTCTGGTTTGTGTCAAGGAGCTAGTCATTCTGCCCTATGGCTTCCTCTTGATCTTGCATTAGAAGATGCCATGGATGGGTATCAAGTTAATGCAACAAGTGCTATTGAAATCATAACCG GTTCAGTTAAAGCCCTTCAAGCAATAAATGGAACCACATGGCATGAAACCTTTCTAGGCCTTTGGGTTGCAGCTCTCCGTCTTGTTCAAAGG GAAAGGGAACCCATTGAGGGTCCTATCCCTCGATTGGATGCTCGCTTATGCATTTTACTATCCATCACAACTCTAGTGGTTGCTGATCTTATTGCTGAAGATGAGAACACACCTATTGATGAATCAGAATGTGGCTCAACAAATcactggaaagaaaaaaaacttccaGGAAAACGCCGCATTGATTTAGTGTCCAGCTTACAGTTATTGGGTGATTATCAGACATTGCTGAGTCCACCTCAATCTGTTGTTTCTTCAGCCAATCAGGCTGTTGCGAAAGCCATGTTATTTGTTTCAGGCATCAATGTTGGGAGTACATACTCTGAGTGCATCAGCATGATAGACCTGCCGATAAACTGCT CTGGAAACATGAGACATCTGATTGTTGAGGCTTGCATTGCGAGAGGTCTATTGGACACGTCAGCATATTTCTGGCCTGGGTATGTCAATGGATGCATCAACCAAATACCTCACAGTATGCCAGCTCAGGTGCCTGGTTGGTCATCATTCATGAAGGGGGTCCCACTTTCTCCGTCGATGGTCAATGCTCTGGTTTCAAGTCCCGCTTCAAG CTTAGCAGAGCTCGAGAAAATATTTGAGCTTGCGGTCAAGGGATCAGATGATGAGAAGATATCTGCTGCTACAGTTCTTTGCGGGGCTTCTCTTCTCCGGGGTTGGAATATACAG gaGCACACTGCTCATTTCATTACTAGATTATTGTCTCCTCCGGTTCCTGCAGAATATTCTGGGAGTGAGAGCCATTTGATACGTTACGCTCCAATCCTGAATGTACTAATTGTGGGAATAGCAACTGTGGATTGTGTTCAGATTTTTTCCCTACATGGCTTG GTTCCACAACTTGCATGCTCATTGATGCCCATCTGTGAGGTTTTTGGTTCATGCGTGCCTGATGTCTCATGGACTCTGCCCACAGGAGAAGACATCTCTGCCCATGCTGTGTTTTCGAATGCATTTGCTCTTCTTTTGAAGCTATGGAGGTTTAATCATCCTCCTCTTGAACGTGGAGTGGGAGATGTACCCACAGTTGGATCCCAGCTAACTCCTGAATACCTCCTATCAGTAAGAAACTCCCACCTAGTCTCTTCTGGAAATGTCCTCAAGGATCAGAACAAGAGGAGACTCTCAGCAGTTGCGACTTCGTCATCTGCACAGCCCATATTTTTGGACTCATTTCCCAAATTGAAAGTCTGGTATCGACAGCATCAAAAATGTCTTGCTGCAACTCTCTCTGATCTTGTTCATGGAACTCCTGTTCATCAGATTGTCAACGTGCTTCTTAACATGATGTTCAGAAAGATTAATAGAGGAAGCCAGTCAATAACTACTGTTACTTCTGTAAGTAGTGGTTCATCTGGACCTGGAACTGATGATTCTACTCCAAGACCTAAATTACCAGCTTGGGATATCTTGGAAGCTGTTCCTTTTGTGGTTGATGCTGCTTTGACTGCCTGTGCTCATGGAAGACTCTCTCCTCGTGAACTGGCTACAG GCCTTAAAGATTTAGCTGATTTTCTTCCCGCATCTTTGGCAACCATTGTGAGCTACTTCTCAGCTGAAGTGAGCCGTGGAGTGTGGAAACCAGTATTTATGAATGGTACAGACTGGCCCAGTCCTGCAGCAAATTTGTCCATTGTCGAGGAGAAGATCAAGAAAATATTAGCTGCTACTGGTGTTGATGTCCCAAGCCTTGCTGCAG GTGTGAGCTCTCTGGCAACAATTCCACTGCCCCTGGCTGCTTTTGTGAGCCTCACCATAACctataaaattgacaaagcCTCAGAACGATTTCTCAATTTGGCTGGTCCAGCATTGGAATCCCTTGCAGCTGGTTGTCCTTGGCCTTGCATGCCAATTGTGGCGTCTCTGTGGACCCAAAAGGCGAAGCGATGGTTTGACTTCCTTGTGTTTTCTGCATCCCGTACCGTCTTCCTTCACAATAATGATGCAGTGTTTCAACTTCTTAAGAGCTGCTTCTCTGCGACACTTGGTCCGAATGCTGCAGCTATCTCAAGCAATGGTGGTGTTGGAGCTCTTCTTGGCCATGGGTTTGGTTCCCATTTTAGCGGGGGGATTTCCCCAGTTGCTCCAGGAATTCTCTATCTGCGTGTTTACCGAAGCATCAGAGATATTGTATCGCTAATGGAAGATATCATTTCACTCATGATGCTTTCTGTGAGAGAAATAGCATGCACTGGCCTTCCAAGGGAGAGGTTAGAGAAGTTGAAGAGATCAAAAAATGGACTGAGGTGTGGACAGTTTTCGCTCACCGCCGCAATGACCCGAGTGAAACTTGCAGCTTCACTCGGGGCCTCTTTAATATGGTTATCTGGTGGCTTGGGTTTGGTTCAGGCATTGTTTAAAGAAACTTTACCATCTTGGTTTATAGCTGTTCACAGGTCTGATCAGGAAGAAGGGTCCAAGGGGATGGTCGCTATGCTTGGGGGTTATGCCCTGGCATTCTTTTCAGTCCATTGCGGGGCACTGGCATGGGGAGTTGACTCATCATCAAAACGCCGTCCCAAAGTACTTGGTGTGCACATGGAATTTCTTGCGAGCGCACTTGATGGGAAAATATCACTTGGCTGTGATTGCACCACTTGGCGGGCGTACGTGTCTGGTTTTGTGAGCCTAATGGTGGGCTGCACGCCTTCCTGGGTGCTAGAGGTGGATGCTGATGTTTTGAAGAGACTTAGTAAAGGATTGAGGCAGTGGAATGAGAAGGATCTTGCCCTGGCTTTGCTGGAAACTGGTGGGGTGGAGACTATGGGTGAGGCTGCTGAACTGATAATCGAAGATCAATGA
- the LOC133704657 gene encoding ribonucleoside-diphosphate reductase small chain A — translation MGSLRNGTESERIREEDEQEPILKEQNQRFCMFPIRYKELWEMYKKAEASFWTAEEVDLSQDMQQWEELSDSEKHFISHVLAFFAASDGIVLENLAARFLNDVQIPEARAFYGFQIAMENIHSEMYSLLLETYIKDSREKHRLFNAIENIPCVAEKAKWALDWIQSSMVFAERLVAFACIEGIFFSGSFCAIFWLKKRGLMPGLTFSNELISRDEGLHCDFACLLYSLLQRQLHWQKVYHIVGEAVEIETKFVCEALPCALIGMNATLMIDYIKFVADRLLVALGYQKKYNVENPFDWMEFISLQGKANFFERRVGDYQKASVMSSLQDGGKNYVFKMDEDF, via the exons atgggttCTTTAAGAAATGGAACAGAGAGTGAAAGAATCAGGGAAGAAGACGAACAGGAGCCAATACTGAAGGAACAAAACCAGAGGTTTTGCATGTTTCCAATCAGATATAAGGAGCTTTGGGAGATGTATAAGAAGGCTGAGGCCAGTTTCTGGACAG CTGAGGAGGTTGATCTCTCCCAGGACATGCAGCAATGGGAAGAACTGTCTGATTCAGAGAAACACTTCATAAGTCATGTGCTGGCATTTTTTGCTGCATCTGATGGGATTGTTTTGGAAAATTTGGCTGCAAGATTTCTAAATGATGTTCAAATTCCGGAG GCCCGGGCATTCTATGGATTTCAAATTGCAATGGAGAACATTCATTCTG AGATGTATAGTTTGCTTTTGGAGACATACATCAAGGACTCAAGGGAGAAGCATAGGTTGTTTAATGCTATTGAAAACATTCCTTGTGTGGCTGAGAAGGCAAAGTGGGCATTGGATTGGATCCAGAG TTCCATGGTTTTTGCAGAGAGACTTGTTGCTTTTGCTTGTATTGAAGGAATTTTTTTCTCAGGAAG CTTCTGCGCCATTTTCTGGCTTAAAAAGAGAGGCTTGATGCCAGGTTTGACATTCTCGAATGAACTAATATCTAGAGACGAGGGGCTGCATTGTGACTTTGCTTGCCTTCTTTATAG TTTGTTGCAGAGGCAACTTCATTGGCAAAAAGTTTATCATATTGTTGGTGAAGCAGTGGAAATTGAGACCAAGTTTGTTTGTGAGGCCTTGCCATGTGCATTGATTGGCATGAATGCCACACTGATGATCGACTACATAAAGTTTGTTGCTGACCGTCTTTTG GTTGCCTTAGGTTATCAGAAGAAGTATAATGTTGAAAATCCCTTTGATTGGATGGAATTCATATCCTTGCA AGGGAAAGCAAATTTCTTTGAGAGAAGGGTAGGGGACTATCAAAAGGCTTCTGTTATGTCAAGCCTGCAAGATGGTGGGAAAAACTATGTTTTCAAGATGGACGAGGACTTCTAG